A genomic window from Terrisporobacter glycolicus ATCC 14880 = DSM 1288 includes:
- a CDS encoding FecCD family ABC transporter permease codes for MENKNRKKILLSVLIAFFIISMGASNGSSHISILDTISIILNKIFNLPLNESITSPQISIVWKIRLPRVLLAFIVGGCLAVSGAVIQSVLKNELASPYTLGVSSGASLGAGLVIVSGISIPFVQGFTLPLVGFISGLATVFIVITFASKIDKTMSNNTIILAGMVFSLFVNALLTTLIAFFTEDLESITLWQMGSFAMKGWSYVVLITPFFIIGMLGVLRFTKEMDILTFGEEQAKLVGVDTQKVKTKLFVYCAILTGGSVALSGIIGFVDLIAPHIVRKIFGSNHKYVVPMSFLFGGCLMVVTDLIARTVFSPMELPVGAVTALIGAPFFAHIYFKKAR; via the coding sequence ATGGAAAATAAAAATAGAAAGAAAATATTATTAAGTGTATTAATTGCATTTTTTATTATAAGTATGGGAGCTTCCAATGGAAGTTCCCATATTAGCATTTTAGATACTATATCAATTATATTAAATAAAATTTTTAATTTACCACTTAATGAAAGCATAACATCTCCACAAATATCTATAGTTTGGAAAATAAGATTACCAAGGGTATTATTAGCATTTATAGTTGGAGGATGTCTAGCTGTAAGTGGTGCTGTAATTCAGTCCGTATTAAAAAATGAGCTGGCATCGCCATATACATTAGGTGTATCTTCAGGAGCGTCTCTTGGTGCAGGATTAGTAATAGTTTCAGGTATATCAATACCATTTGTACAAGGATTTACTCTACCTTTAGTAGGATTTATTTCGGGCTTAGCTACTGTATTTATAGTTATAACTTTTGCATCTAAAATAGATAAAACAATGTCAAATAATACAATTATTTTAGCAGGAATGGTATTTTCTTTATTTGTAAATGCTTTGTTAACCACATTGATAGCATTTTTTACTGAGGATTTAGAAAGTATTACGCTATGGCAGATGGGTAGTTTTGCCATGAAGGGCTGGTCATATGTTGTTCTTATTACACCTTTCTTTATTATAGGAATGTTAGGAGTTCTTAGATTTACAAAGGAAATGGATATACTTACTTTTGGGGAAGAACAAGCTAAATTAGTTGGAGTTGATACACAAAAAGTGAAAACAAAGTTATTTGTGTATTGTGCTATTTTGACTGGTGGTTCAGTAGCCTTAAGTGGAATCATAGGATTTGTTGATTTAATTGCACCTCATATTGTAAGAAAAATATTTGGTTCAAATCATAAATATGTGGTTCCTATGTCATTTCTATTCGGTGGATGTTTAATGGTTGTAACGGACTTAATAGCCAGAACTGTATTTTCACCAATGGAATTACCTGTTGGGGCAGTAACAGCTTTAATAGGAGCACCATTCTTTGCTCATATATATTTTAAAAAAGCTAGGTGA